In Aspergillus fumigatus Af293 chromosome 4, whole genome shotgun sequence, one genomic interval encodes:
- a CDS encoding deubiquitinase OTU2 has protein sequence MEELLAKHRKEQKDLQARITQKKKAATKKTRRGVNEECERLQRELSDRHQAEIAALSGEPIQPVDGFEELSLRDPDVGDADTGEKSTSDDMQGTDSLPEPSKTDSTPTSPPASAPRTKKPNRQKARLARRAAEQAAQSAFAAEEAAKQVDHRGNEKGVMEAVFKRLGLKEVEINPDGHCLYSAIAHQLEESGLGLRPDPQRVVIQPQTQSRLDTVASPKHDGYRAVRAVAADFIVEHKDDFEPFMEEPFDSYTRKIKLTAEWGGQLELQAIARAYGVNINVIQGDGRIEKIEAGDMDGIDEEERNRRVIWLAYYRHTYGLGEHYNALTKQS, from the coding sequence TCGAGGAGTCAACGAGGAATGCGAGAGGCTGCAGCGAGAGCTCTCCGATCGTCACCAAGCCGAAATTGCAGCGCTCAGCGGCGAACCTATTCAGCCAGTTGATGGCTTCGAAGAACTCAGTCTTCGTGATCCCGATGTTGGAGATGCAGATACAGGAGAGAAATCCACATCAGATGATATGCAAGGCACAGACAGCCTCCCGGAGCCTTCAAAGACCGACTCGACACCAACCTCTCCACCTGCCTCCGCCCCGCGTACGAAGAAACCGAATCGACAAAAGGCTCGTCTAGCACGTCGGGCAGCGGAACAGGCGGCGCAGTCTGCGTTTGCTGCAGAAGAGGCCGCGAAACAGGTTGACCATCGTGGTAACGAAAAGGGGGTGATGGAGGCTGTTTTCAAACGCCTGGGCTTGAAGGAGGTGGAAATCAACCCAGATGGGCACTGTTTATATTCAGCTATTGCCCATCAGCTGGAAGAATCAGGGCTTGGGCTTAGGCCTGATCCACAAAGGGTAGTCATTCAGCCCCAGACGCAGTCTCGGCTTGATACGGTTGCTTCGCCCAAACATGATGGCTACAGAGCGGTTCGAGCAGTGGCAGCGGATTTCATCGTCGAGCACAAGGATGACTTCGAGCCCTTTATGGAGGAGCCGTTTGATTCGTATACCCGGAAGATCAAGCTTACCGCCGAGTGGGGAGGACAGCTGGAGCTGCAGGCGATCGCTCGGGCGTATGGAGTTAATATTAATGTCATCCAAGGCGATGGCAGGATAGAGAAGATCGAAGCCGGCGATATGGATGGgattgatgaggaggaaagaaacaGGCGGGTCATTTGGTTGGCATACTACCGGCATACGTACGGGCTGGGAGAGCATTACAATGCACTTACGAAGCAATCATAG
- a CDS encoding putative thiol methyltransferase — protein sequence MSNDPRLVSSIPEFIARYKENYVEGWAELWDKSEGKPLPFDRGFPNPALEDTLIEKRDIIGDPIGRDAQGNTYRKKALVPGCGRGVDVLLLASFGYDAYGLEYSATAVKVCKEEQAKNGDKYPVRDAEIGQGKITYVQGDFFKDTWWEKLQLPRNSFDLIYDYTFFCALDPSMRPQWALRHTQLLADSPRGHLICLEFPRHKDTSLQGPPWASTSEAYMAHLNHPGEEIPYDANRQCSIDPSKAPSPQGLERVAYWQPARTHEVGIVEGEVQDRVSIWRRPN from the exons ATGTCGAACGATCCCAGACTGGTTTCGAGTATCCCGGAGTTCATAGCGCGATACAAGGAAAATTACGTTGAAGGATGGGCTGAGCTCTGGGATAAGAGCGAGGGTAAACCTCTCCCCTTTGACAGAGGATTCCCCAACCCAGCATTGGAGGATACGCTGATTGAGAAGCGCGATATCATCGGGGACCCCATTGGCCGAGATGCGCAGGGCAACACGTACCGAAAGAAGGCATTAGTCCCGGGGTGCGGCAGAGGCGTCGATGTACTTCTCCTGGCCAGTTTCGGGTATGATGCCTATGGCCTGGAATATAGCGCCACTGCCGTTAAGGTGTGTAAGGAGGAACAGGCAAAGAATGGGGATAAGTATCCCGTACGAGATGCGGAGATTGGTCAAGGCAAAATCACCTACGTGCAGGgtgacttcttcaaggataCTTGGTGGGAGAAACTACAATTGCCTCGAAATTCTTTTGATTTGATCTATGACTACACG TTCTTTTGCGCCTTGGACCCGTCAATGCGTCCGCAATGGGCGCTCAGGCACACCCAACTTCTGGCGGATTCGCCGCGTGGGCATCTCATTTGCCTTGAATTTCCAAGGCACAAGGATACGTCACTACAGGGCCCTCCGTGGGCCTCTACGTCCGAGGCTTATATGGCACATCTGAACCACCCTGGCGAAGAGATCCCATATGATGCAAACCGTCAATGTAGCATTGACCCATCAAAAGCGCCAAGCCCACAAGGGCTTGAGCGAGTGGCATATTGGCAACCAGCTCGGACGCATGAAGTTGGGATCGTCGAGGGAGAGGTCCAAGACCGAGTGTCTATTTGGCGCCGCCCGAACTAG